gagaaaagtgacaaaacatgtcttatatgtatccctTTCCAATGTAATTAAATCTAaatgaatacattgaacacttttttaaatgtaaataagctctgCCGATACTTCTCTTCTTTTCGATTTTCGAAGGGGGTggcggtccccattaaccgcggaaCACAAGGGATCACCGTATTGCTGTAGCCtcacatttattgttcattttactcATAATCAGATCAAATTAATACTCGtaaaattcatatttttttgtcaaatttatattcatcaagtgaaaaggggtaattgTGTGTCTGAACATAATTAAAATTCACTGAATCGTAgggtcatttctattcttacaacatatagaAAGACAGTCTAAATTTCCTATATAACTTCactcattatatcatgcaaatctGTATACTTTATAAAATTTATATTTGTCTATATTGCACTTCACTCCTTATTTGATGTTTTTTATGAATgagatttaaaaacaaaaaaaacaacaacaattagtgttccaccgataccattttttggctcccAATACCCGTCTGTGTGGTTTTGGTCAAAGCTGATACTGTACCGATACAAAGGTTTatgaaaacatattttttttccccttttaatactaaattacaGCATACTTGAATATAAAACAATTGCCACAGTCAGTGTAATTTTACCACATTATTACATTAGCTTAGCTCGTGCTAACCACTTAGGCTAGCAGAAGACAAGTTTGCTCCCCAACCTTTTCCCAATTTTACCGCCTAACAAAGCTAACTGATGCTcatttctgtcaatgttcataaaACTTAAAATCATGGATGGTATTACATTACAGTAACACTTATTGTCCACCATTTAAAGGAGAGGGCATATGATTATAGGACGGACTCTTTTTGTGGGTGTGTTCGCTATCTGCTGAACTATATTTAGGACGCATTTGTCTCAAAGTAGTCCCTCAAAGCGTAGTCATCATTTCAGGTTTTGATTTGTCCCTTCAGGAGTTGTGATTGATTTTCTTGTTTGCCTTTCAGGCTGCAGTACAAGACAGGCTCAACGAGCAGGAAGGAGTGCCCAGTGTTTTTAACCCTCCACCACCTAGACCATTACAGGTCAACACAGCAGACCACAGAGTATATAGTTATATTGTCTCCAGGCCACAACCTAGGGTAGGTCTGCTGCCTTGCATtggaaaattgactttttaactgCTTGCTTTGACTTGTAGTGTTAGTCCACACATTCCTTTGGCTTTATATTTCAGGGCTTGCTAGGATGGAGTTATTACTTGATAATGCTACCTTTCAGATTTACATATTACACACTTCTGGACATATTCAGGTGAGTAGACTGACAGATTCAAACATCAAACTGTGGAAAGATAATTCTACAGATGggcataatttttttcttccaggTTTGCACTGCGATTCGTGAGGCCGGACCCCCGTGGTCGTGTTACAGACCCAGTTGGGGATGTTGTTTCCTTTATTCATAGTTTTGAGGAGCAGTACGGGCGCTCACATCCTGTTTTTTACCAGGGAACGTACAGCCAGGTGAGTTCAGATGGAGGTCAGGTTCGGAAAGTTACCGTAttgccccgaatataagatggccctgattataagacgacccctttttcaagactcaagtttgaaaaaagaatttttgaacaccaaattaatttttatacagaaaataattacagtatatctgaaacaaatgattataacaacacatctgagaaaaaaaagcatgttattttgcctcattcagatcttaagatctgaacatttaaatatgtaaactaaagtgcaatcacattcgtaaatgaatggcttctggttttttgaaatgtaaataaaccaatctattgtgataaaacaacaaaattgcaataactgcattaaccaagtctaactgtagctgtagtcttgaaacaaatctgaattaggaaaaacattgcaataaaataatgcaaactggttaaacttgagagtagctgagatctgtcatgacagaacatcgcttcaatgatatctggcgccatctagcgtcatgaatgggtataacgtctagaccgcgaatataagacgacccccactttttcagtctcaattcaatgcaaaaaaaacagcgtcttatattcgggccaatatggtaattgcAAGCCAAGTATAGAAGACGaacatttagatttaaaaaaaataaaataaaaaactcattgatggcaatagatgtaCAATCCAGTttgggaggggctggcagcaaatgatcgcCTCCAAACCGtgccagtcaaaattgattggacgtctgtccgtGTCAGAGGTggttagtaacgtgttacatgttaccgttacatttacttgaataacTTTTGTAGAAAAATATACTCCTAAGCGTAGTAGCTTtaccaagccatactttttacttgattatatttgggaagaaaaaacgctactcttactccgttacatttgcctgcgcaagagtcgttacatttttcttctttattctacataatagatttctattattttttgccagcaatgccaAAAGTAgcgctaccaatttcaccaatatgACGTCGTAACAATATTCACATTACTCCATTATATcaatcagacacaagcttgccgttctatgaccatgccagcctgttcagtcacatggcgtctttaaagcagcgTTAAAAAATGATGCATTTGACATACAGCGCTGCTCTCAACATGACTCAGAAGcgaggattttaacctctctcccagtttttcggcaccgattgaccacggaaaaccggacatatgatccttttaatttcataatagtaacgttATAGATTGCACACGTTGACGCAACTGTACTGCCCTTCTATTCAAGCTagaaactattttctccactagaggtcactcatgctctttggttgGTTTATTGGTCATGGTTTATTGTACTGTATCGTTATAACAACATTTCATATAGATAGCCAtttgctgaggaaaaaaataccattgtttagaaagaaaaaaaaactaacaaaaatgtaagtagttactcacaatgtgactcatgacttgagtattcttttcacaaaatacttttttacttgtacttgagtacattttttggatgactactgttacttggagtaatattattttgaattaacGCTACTCTTCTATAAGTAAAATCTTTggatactctacccacctctggtccctgtcaatggcagccaatgaggtaatatCTTACTACCGGTATGTTTTTCATTCTTGTTGACAGGCATTAAATGATGCCAAACGGGAGCTCCGCTACCTCTTAGTCTACCTTCATGGAGACGATCATCAAGACACTGATGAGTTTTGTCGGTATGTTTATTCCatttgattttcattttcattcaacTTTCTTTAAAAGAGCTTGATGTCCCACTAGGTTTAAAAAAGCACAGGGGGAAACACTGAGTTAAATTTGTACTGTATGCATGTCACTTTCTGTAGCTCCACATTGTGTACAGAAGAGATAGTAACCTTCGTCAACACCCGAATGCTGTTCTGGGCCTGCTCGACAAGCAAGCCTGAGGGCTACAGAGGTAGGCAAGATATTCATCAATTGGGCACAAAAGCAAGCGTACATATGTTAGAAAAAATGACAGAGACCAAAGATTTTTGTTCATGGAGGTTTTTTGTCCCCGTCAGTGTCTCAAGCATTGCGGGAGAACACGTATCCATTCCTGGCCATGATCATGTTGAAGGACCGCAAGATGACGGTCGTCGGTCGCCTCGAGGGTCTCATCCAGCCTGAGGACTTTGTCAATCAGCTCACATTCATCATGGAGGCCAACCAAACATATCTGATGTCCGAGCGCCTTGAACGGTATTCCAAATAAGCTTTATTCTCACAGAGGAAAGATTGGGGTTCCAACACATGCTTCTGTTTGAATCAGACTGCATGCAACAACGTCTGTACTTAATGCACGAATGACTggaaaaagtattaaaaaagaaaacgtaAATCAAATTTTTGGGGGAATTGTGTAGCTGTACCGATACTGATATCCGGAGCCCTGATAATGTACAAAAATGCTGGAATCGGTATTGGCAATTTCGTACAAATAACATGCCAAAGCCAtacaatacagtggggagaacaagtatttgatacactgccgattttgctggttttcccacttgcaagccatgtagaggtctgtaatttgtatcataagttctcttcaactgtgagggacggaatctaatacaaaaatccagaaaatcacattgtatattttttaaataataaatgtgtatttaactgcatgaaaaaagtatttgatacattaccaactagtaaatatttcgtctctcagttcttttttaagaacccctcctgttctccactcattaccggaagtaactgcacctgtttgaacttgatacctgtataaaagacacctattcacatgctcaaacaaacaaactccaacctctccacaatggccaagaccaaagagctgtgtaaggacatcagggataaaataatagacctgcacaaggctgggatgggctacaggaaaataagcaagcagcttggtgagaaggtaacagctgttggagcgattattagaaaatggaagaagttcaagttgacggtcaatctgcctcgttctggggctccatgcaagatctcaccgcgtggggcatcactgatcatgaggaaggtgagggttcagcccagaactacatggcaggacctggtcaatgacctgaagagagctggaaccacagtctcgaagaaaaccatcggaaacacattacgccgtcatggattaaaatcctacagcgcacgcaaggtcccgctgctgaagccagtgcatgtccagacacgtctgaagtttgcctctgaccatctggatgatccagaggagcaatgggagaaggtcatgtggtcggatgagaccaaaatggaactttttggtctaaactcggctcgtcgtgtttggaggaaaaagaaggatgagtacaaccccaagaacaccatcccaaccgtgaaacatggaggaggaaacatcattttttggggctgcttctctgcgaagggtacaggacgactgcaccgtattgagggaaggatggatggggctatttatcgccagatcttggctgacaacctccttccttcagtgagagccctgaagatgggtcgtggctgggtcttccaacgatccaaagcacacagtcAAGGCAACTAaaaagtggctccgtaagaaggtcctggagtggcctagccagtcaccagatctgaacccgatagaaaatctatggagggagctgaaagtccgtgttgcctagcagcagccccgaaacctgaaggctctggagaagatctgcatggaggagtgggccaaaatccctgctgcagtgtgtgcaaaccttgtcaaggactacaggaaacgtttgtatctgtaatagcaaacaaaggtttctgcaccaaatattaagttcgatttttgtgatgtatcaaatacttatttcatgcaattaaatgcaaatttattttttaaaaatcatacagcgtgattttctgtgtttttttttttgtattagattccgtccctcacagttgaagagaatttacgatacaaattacagacctctacatgctttgcaagtgggaaaaccagcaaaatcggcagtgtatcaaatacttgttctccccactgtacgtacgCTTCAAGATTTCATTTTCAGCCACCTTAAAACCACAGAAGTAGATGACAAAGATGACTTCTGTTGACATATAGCGATTGGCTGCCAATGGGTGCAGTTTGTGACTTAACTGGTAGTAACCACACCGAGTAAAACAATTTGGTACCTTATTTCAGTGCCTTTTCAGTTACCATTTGCTTATTTTGTTCTAAACATGTCAGACAGCGATCCTAGTCTATCTAATAGTAAAAGTAAGACGATCAAGTGAGGCAAGACAATGAGTTACACTTACGGAGGAGGAGGATGACCGCGGCCTTTCATCTCATTAAATGCTAAAAGAAAAAGctaatttgtgttttttcttttcaaatgatGTATCGGTATCCATGGGTACTACACAACTGTGTATCGGAATCATATTGAAACAATATCAGAGATTAAGAAAACATATGTTAATGTAATAATGAAATGGAAAACAACAGGCTAAATTggcattcagtgccattgacaatgatagacgtccaattacaTGGCTCGTTTAATCATTCTGCAGTGAATTTGAATTTCTCTATAGTAGGTGTCCAATtcacttgaactgggagggttggttcATACGCTAGCAGCCTTCCCAGTtgtaatggattggatgtctagtgcagTCACCGGCAACCATAGGGTTAATGTAaccctaattaattaattgtgttcCCAGtacaaatcactatcaaatctaTTAAAGcagcactaggtaacttttcaacttttataaaatattttcctaaAATTTGTGATATGTACACTGACAGCTAGTTGaacgacacctcttttatattcaggagggtggcaggagccctaccacacacacacaaaaaaaatacaaatatgctgactgctttacggcagtcgatgcaaacgctttcgcacgaattctttaaagatggcagagcaacaaaagagttttgtctgaggagggggaaaaaaagggaagcTACCGAAAATAAAAGGATActgaagaataaacattggcctggctttcaaTTGCTGACGCTGATGAGTTCGGGTGAGATGGGGGAGTTAGCAACACGGTtgttaaccgtcatatgctattgtttagccacaactggcttcattaccttattactattcatccttcacacagccgctggacacagaaatgtcttTCAATCCATCTGTAGGTGaccgggagatcatgattttacgacactgtgaggGTGTACGCtgatcctcatgggaaacgcagtcttccgtaAGGCAAAACAGTATctattttgtccaccggcgttgcTAAAATTGACTAAAACTAAAAAGTTACCTATTGTTGCTTTAAAGTCTTTAGTAAGTATACTTAGCAACTCTGGCCCCTTTCACAGCTGTcgttattggaaaaaaaaaaaaaaacataaatcgcAGGCCCAACCCAGAAAAAGGAGCACGGTTTATAGTACAGAAAGTACAGTACTTCAATTTGAACTAAATGTTTACAGGGAGGAGAGAAGCCAGACTCAAGTGCTCAGACAGCAGCAAGACGAGGCGTACCAGGCATCCCTCCGAGCCGACCAGGAAAAGGACCGAAAGAAACGGGAGGAGGAGGAGCAACGCAGGCAAGAAGAGGAGAAGGTCCGGCAGTGCGCGCTCGCTGAGGAGAGAAGACGACGGGTGAGCGAGgcaggcaacacaaatgaacaAATAGGCTtgtaattaggggtgtgacaatatattaaAATGGTGATGACGCGATAATTTGTCTCCAATAACGTTGTCGATATGCTCCTACCAAGaatcattgttttaaaaaggtgtcactcttTGGGGGGGGGAAGAAGGAAACTAATAggtttctaccaaaatctttCACTAGATGTGTCTGCTTTAGCTCATTGgataccattgacggcgctgtccaatccattttgactgggagggtcacATATAGATTGGATGTCAAGCGTTGTCAATGCCACTGaaacagagcattcacagccagtcttcctggtttggggggcatttataggtcactttatGTTCATATTAGGGCATtttcacaggtcacttccatttgattttgagtcactttgtatttatttggggacattcccgggtcatttcctgttcagtaacccaaaatcaaaaggaagtgatccgtaaatgccctaaaatcaacatgaagtgatctgtaaatgccccaaaatcaacaggaagtgaccaaaaatcaatatatttgatattgtAGAGCTTGTTGGAATTGGTCCctccggccaagccgcacggaaacggcGACAGCCGAACGAAGTGCCGCTCCGCCGATGTCAACCGGGAGGGCCGACATTCCTCGTGTTCACCTCTtacgttaaccctttgtactgactccatgttccaaaagtttgaagaagactcaccgaaagcaggttgacaatttattggtcgacaatggtcaaaaaacaaggcaaaaacagacgacggaggaacaGTTCCTCCgtcgctgctcggaaacatggaaAACGTTTCCGAGCAGCGAATCtgtttgttatctcagtgtccagtgttttttgaaGGCTGCgctggagtgggccgggccgaaggtgtggctgagtgttgttttgggatcatccctctgtggccggttttgggcggttaggttcgtgtgtggatgggacgtggttgccacagcgaccgaccctGGttttgacgtcccaagcgcccgctatcaacttgttatccgggctgggtgaggcgctacttgttttaggaaggagcgccctgctctttgtccttgcagtggccgggagaactgattgcaagagttggtgcgtcaatcttgctcgtgacgcacacgttcggcttctatgataagatcgcgttgtgtatctattctgcttctttccaTTAAAATatagtgtgctatttatttaggtgttttagaGTAGTACAAACAATCCTACAGTACATGTGAGAAATGATGCTATTCCCTGATCGAttgtattacgtgtgttagagtaatgcaaacagttagacagtgcctacgagaaacggtgccATGTTTTCCATTTCGCCCTCATGagccccgataaggtgattcactttactgtgtccaagggcatggagtgaagtctgcctaaactatagttagatgaatgtgttagactaatgcaaacaatcatatggtgtgtgcgagaacggtacctattcccttcaagCTGAAACAATCACTCGAATAATttgagtaactcgattttaaaaattgataggCATTTTCTATGCctcaaggaatcgtttaattttgccagctcttagcatgacgttttgctgggactacttttaatgcggcacaacgcgctgatgtcacatacgtaggaagaagcaataacacCTGACTACAGCCGTTACAAACTACGCTAATGTTACTACAAACAAAGCCCATATGACGCTACAGTGGTAGCGTCTGGTGCGTCTCACAGATATCACATGTGTATAGAACTAGTTGTGAAACGACACttggcggcgttagcacatgtatatagaattaGATGTGAAATGAGACTCGCcgacgttagtaaacagccgccatcttaaagcagtagacttctcagcgctaataaataagattaacgttactgtaccttgctaacgtaacgttggccctaggtttctattaattatgactactgtcgatgtgtggctaatgtgtcttacatacaggctctattaatctgtaaaaacacagcaccctagagtgataagggtgtaaaataaaaagataataaagctaactgtcacttttagctcagtagtcattgctggataaaacaccaagttaaagtgcctgtgacacgaaaaagcatgtttatttcataatacacgcggtattttatgctcctgaatgatatggaccgcttggatgtgtgtggaagcgatcgctatatttatttaaagttttttgaatcccgcgccaggaaaatgagtgacttccggcttcggtcttgcattgaggaggggggcactgtgacgtgtacggtagaagacgtcctcttcactatatagcgtactgttgtgtatggggacgaaggattcagctgattttgcggattaatatgtttatttttcgcatcacgccagccaaacggctgcagaaaaatcattctgtatgagggagaggcgtatgcgcctttttggagtttcaaaaggttcccattcaccgtggatatttactgtgggaccattggacttacgaggaagtgagtaaacatcttgttttgtattatgtcaaatacgaatacagcgattacaaagtaaacactacaaacttcctttaaatgaaggactacttacgtttgatcattgataggcatgtaaaaagctgtcctaatgctcattagcagcagcacgttagcggcacaataactccagccaccctcctccggggaacgaactgtaaattgctctccgccgggcggtttgccgatccgcgacgacaatagacaaccgggtcgtcatgtcaaataatccaggatagttatgtgtgattttccgctttgaagactttgaaacatcactcggttcgggttagcatgttggctagctgtcacgccttctggtttgtttacattctccgaagccggggaagggaaatgacatgttcgatttaggtgtcataaaatatagttcgggaggtgcgacagtaaaagtgaagtcgacagttttgaccattatggagtcattttgccatgtcgtcctggataaatgcatttttattatttcatattccattcagcacaagactggtatttgtcatgaccatgccatttatttggcaattggggaaaatacttggataaaaagaatatcctgtaaaaatattgaagtaaagagacagaaacaatgacattttgccgctctcttcgtcgcgttttcctcattgtgaacagttccccctcgatgggctgactggtccttctcaagccatttatatagctattggggaaaaatacttggataaaaagaatatcctgtaaaaatattgaagtaaagagacagaaacaatgacattttgccgctctcttcgtcgcgttttcctcgttgtgaatagttccccttcgacgggctgactggtccttctcaagccatttatattgctattggggaaaaatacttggataaaaagaatatcctgtaaaaatattggagtagagactgaaacaatgacattttgcggctttcttcgtcgcgttttcctcgttctgaataattccccctcaatgggctgaatagtaaaatcgatgagcccagtctaccgctgacgtcatccacctgttggggacgctaaagccctataatggtaggcgtggctaaccggcagattaaaaggctaatttctcgtcatctgtgctttgctaaattgttgtatatagtcgaatcgtctcaaaatatgattctaattcacataataatgccgtttaagactttttttctcgtgtcgtatgctctttaaagtagcactggtgcctaatgtgctccaatatagcaggtatcatacatatattttgaacactgcaaaaactcataaTCCTACCAGAGTCTACCtaccttacaatttagactaaccttaaccttaaaacttaactataacttaaaaatagcttgacactaattaaaattcaattaaaacaaataggggaaacacctaacttttaagtgatgtgtgttatcaagcataatgacatttttaggtaagaaataagattttttttttttttttttttaataagatcttgaGTTTTTTTGaacgaaagcagtgaatttgttgttttatttttctagaCACAtccgagatgcaattgttggctgttttcaacaatgtacatctaaaatgaagacattgattgtctaaaaatggttcaatattaggtgaattgtcttgttttctcatgtatatttatgattgctctttacctaaaaaaaagttttatccgattgctCGATTATTCGATGGAATTTTCtgtagaatactcgattacttaaATTTTCAATAGCTGCAttattgtagaatgatttcctgacccatgtatcggtaGTAATTGTATCAGCCTATCGCGAGATAATTGTTAT
This Corythoichthys intestinalis isolate RoL2023-P3 chromosome 11, ASM3026506v1, whole genome shotgun sequence DNA region includes the following protein-coding sequences:
- the faf2 gene encoding FAS-associated factor 2: MAAPEEPELSQAQTEKLLQFQDLTGLESIDQCRRTLEQHNWNIEAAVQDRLNEQEGVPSVFNPPPPRPLQVNTADHRVYSYIVSRPQPRGLLGWSYYLIMLPFRFTYYTLLDIFRFALRFVRPDPRGRVTDPVGDVVSFIHSFEEQYGRSHPVFYQGTYSQALNDAKRELRYLLVYLHGDDHQDTDEFCRSTLCTEEIVTFVNTRMLFWACSTSKPEGYRVSQALRENTYPFLAMIMLKDRKMTVVGRLEGLIQPEDFVNQLTFIMEANQTYLMSERLEREERSQTQVLRQQQDEAYQASLRADQEKDRKKREEEEQRRQEEEKVRQCALAEERRRRTLEEEKERKSECLPPEPLVDDPESVKIVFKLPNDTRVERRFLFGQSLTVIYDFLFSLKESPEKFQIVTNFPRRVLPCLPSDEQPYPPTLKEAGLSRSEVLFVQDLTDD